A single Natrinema pellirubrum DSM 15624 DNA region contains:
- the pstB gene encoding phosphate ABC transporter ATP-binding protein PstB yields the protein MTNEQMTSSETEPTDDQPAPTPGTDGLTDTADSGGETTTDRTLLEARDLNVYYGEEQALSDVDIEIPEKQVTAVIGPSGCGKSTFLRCINRMNDLVDSARVEGELRFDGKNVYDDDVDPVALRRKIGMVFQSPNPFPKSIHDNVAYGLKVQGKDDGDVDAKVRTALERAALLEEVEDQLDASGLDLSGGQQQRLCIARAIAPDPDVILMDEPASALDPVATSKIEDLIEDLAEEYTVVIVTHNMQQAARISDKTAVFLTGGELVEFDDTDKIFENPEHERVEDYITGKFG from the coding sequence ATGACTAACGAACAGATGACTTCCTCGGAAACGGAACCGACCGACGACCAACCGGCCCCGACGCCGGGCACCGATGGCCTCACCGACACCGCCGACTCCGGCGGGGAAACGACGACCGACCGCACGCTGCTCGAGGCCCGGGACCTGAACGTCTACTACGGGGAGGAACAAGCGCTCTCCGACGTCGACATCGAGATCCCCGAAAAGCAGGTCACGGCGGTCATCGGCCCGTCGGGCTGTGGGAAATCGACGTTCCTCCGGTGTATCAACCGGATGAACGACCTCGTCGACAGCGCCCGCGTCGAGGGCGAACTCCGCTTCGACGGGAAGAACGTCTACGACGACGACGTCGATCCCGTCGCGCTGCGCCGGAAGATCGGCATGGTCTTCCAGTCGCCGAACCCGTTCCCGAAGTCGATCCACGACAACGTCGCCTACGGCCTGAAAGTCCAGGGGAAAGACGACGGCGATGTCGACGCGAAGGTCCGGACCGCCCTCGAGCGGGCCGCGTTGCTCGAGGAAGTCGAGGACCAACTGGACGCGAGCGGGCTGGACCTCTCGGGCGGCCAGCAACAGCGGCTCTGTATCGCGCGGGCGATCGCGCCGGACCCGGACGTGATCCTGATGGACGAACCGGCCTCGGCGCTGGACCCGGTCGCGACCTCGAAGATCGAGGACCTGATCGAGGACTTGGCCGAGGAGTACACGGTCGTCATCGTCACCCACAACATGCAGCAGGCGGCCCGTATCTCCGATAAGACCGCGGTCTTCCTGACCGGCGGCGAACTCGTCGAGTTCGACGATACGGACAAGATCTTCGAGAACCCCGAACACGAGCGCGTCGAGGACTACATCACCGGCAAGTTCGGATAG
- a CDS encoding metal-dependent hydrolase, producing the protein MVATGVHILCSLALVVLVTQTRRGAPYLVAALAAAAPDADTFLFRPLVELSAVGGALWSHRALTHSLLGGLVLIGVLSAVGPWRAVVLGVSSHIALDLVSGGVRLLAPIDDTVYGTSVDWLLLNAAVSAVAVTVVLGGLLAMKYDVRRPEPLPFPATPLEWLR; encoded by the coding sequence ATGGTCGCAACGGGGGTCCATATCCTGTGTAGTTTGGCACTGGTCGTGCTAGTCACTCAGACCCGTCGCGGGGCCCCGTACCTCGTGGCCGCGCTCGCCGCCGCCGCTCCGGACGCAGACACGTTCCTCTTTCGGCCGCTGGTCGAACTCAGCGCCGTCGGCGGAGCGCTGTGGAGCCACCGGGCGCTGACCCACTCGCTGCTCGGTGGCCTCGTCCTGATCGGGGTCCTCTCGGCCGTCGGCCCCTGGCGGGCCGTCGTCCTCGGTGTCAGTTCGCATATCGCGCTCGATCTCGTCAGCGGCGGCGTCCGGCTGCTTGCCCCCATCGACGATACGGTGTATGGCACGTCAGTCGACTGGCTGCTGCTGAACGCCGCCGTCTCGGCCGTCGCGGTCACCGTCGTCCTCGGTGGCTTGCTCGCGATGAAATACGACGTCCGACGCCCGGAGCCGCTTCCTTTCCCGGCGACACCGCTCGAGTGGCTCCGGTAA